The sequence below is a genomic window from Armatimonadota bacterium.
GCGCGATGTCAATCGCGCGAAACCGCCCGTAGGGGCAAGGCATGCCTTGCCCTCTACCTGTGTCGCGCCCGGTGCGACCCCGAAGAACACCCATCAATTCATCGTTGACGCAACCCTATTCTGCACGCCTATGTCGAGCAGGACCGGGGATTCGATGAGATCGTGGGCACGGGTTTCGACGCGGAGGTCGTGCGCCGGGTGATCCGGCTGGTGGATCGCAATGAGTACAAGCGCCGTCAGGCCCCGCCCGGGGTCAAGATCACCCCCAAGGCTTTCGGCAAGGATCGGCGGTTGCCGATGACGAATAGCTATACCCATTCGGGATGAAGGGCCGGGAATGGGGGCCGGGCGTCTTCACCCCTAGGCGCGGTCGCGCCCGCTCCTCTCAACCGAGCTGGACTGCGCGCCGCGCGCCGGTCCGGAGGCGAGCCACATGACCGTAATCGGGGTCTTTGCATGACCGGCGGGCCAACCCCGCCGCGCGCCAGGGCCGGGCTCAGCCGCAATGTCGTCGTCCTCGGCCTCGTCAGCCTGCTGACCGACATCAGCAGCGAGATGACGATCACCCTGCTCCCGCTGTTCCTCTTCAACGACCTGGGGGTGCGCACCACCGTCATCGGCCTCATCGAGGGGGTGGCCGAGACCACGGCCGGCGTCACCCGCATCTTTTCGGGGTGGCTCAGCGATGTGTGGGGCAAGCGCAAGGGGCTGGCCGTCATCGGCTACAGCCTATCCGCCCTGAGCAAGCCCTTCCTCTATGTCGCGAATGCGTGGCCGACGGCGCTGGGGGTGCGCTTCGCCGATCGCCTGGGCAAGGGCATCCGCACCTCGCCCCGCGACGCGCTCATCGCCGACTCCAGCGCCGAGGGGCGCCGCGGCCTGAGCTTCGGTTTCCACCGCGCCGCCGACAGCGCGGGGGCCTTCATCGGCCTGGGGGCGGCGGCCGTCATCGTCTATGCCGCGCAGCGCCACGCGCATCTGCTGCAGGCGGGGGTCTATCGTCACCTGGTGCTCTACGCGATGATTCCCGGCTTCCTGGCGGTGGCGGTGCTGGCGCTGTTCGTGCGCGAGACGGGCAGCGGGCGCCGGCCCGGCGCGGCGCCGCGTCTCTCCCTGCGCGGCTTCGACCGGCGCTTCCGGTTCTTCGTCGTCATCATGATCATCTTCACCCTCGGCAACTCCAGCGACGCCTTCCTGGTGCTGCGGGCGCAGAACGTGGGGCTATCCGTGTTCGGCATCTCGCTGCTGCTGGTGGCGTTCAACGCGGTGTACGCGGTAGTGGCGACACCGGCGGGGGCGCTGTCGGACCGGTGGGGGCGCACCCGCATCATCGCCGTCGCCTGGGGGCTCTACGCGGCGGTCTATCTGGGCTTCGCGTTGGCCCATGCCGCCTGGCACATCTGGGCGCTGTTCGCGCTCTACGGGGCGTACTACGGCATGGCCGAGGGGACGGCGCGCGCGCTGGTGGGGGACGTGGTGCGCCCCGACCAGCGCGGCACCGCCTACGGCGTCTTCAACGCGGCGACCGCGATCACCGCGCTGCCGGCGAGCCTGATCGCGGGGGCGCTGTGGGAGGGCGTGGGCGGCTGGCCGGGGCTGGGGCCGGCGGCGCCGTTCTACTTCGGGGCCGGGATGTCGCTGCTGGCGCTGGTGCTGCTGGCAGCGTGGCTGCCGCGGGCGCAGGTCGCACCGCCGCGCGCGCAGAACTCATAGCAGCATGAGTGCCCCGCGCCAGGAGCCCGCGAAAGAGCCCCTTCCCTTCGACGCGCAGGCGATGCTGGGGCCTGACGGCCCGCTGGCGCGCGGCCTGGCGGGGTATGAGTTTCGCCAACCGCAGGTGGACATGGCGTCGCTGGTGTGGGAGGTCATCAACGCCGGCGGGCACGCCGTGGTCGAGGCCGGCACCGGCACCGGCAAGTCGCTCGCGTACCTGCTGCCGGCGCTGCACGCGCGGCGCGCGGTGCTGGTCAGCACCTACACCATCAACCTCCAGGAGCAGCTCCTGCGCCACGACCTGCCGCGGCTGCGCGAGTGGCTGGGGCTCGACTTCCGCGCGGCGCTGATGAAGGGGCGCGGCAATTTCATCTGCCGGCGCAAGGTGGCGCAGCTATCGAGCGCGGGCGAGCAGCGCGGGCTGTTCGAGAGCGCGGACGAAGTGCGCCGCTTTCGCGACCTGGCGGCGTGGTGCGCGGTGACCGAGACCGGCGACCGCGCCGAGTTGGAGTTCGAGCCGCGCGCCGGGTTGTGGGCGGAGGTGGCGTGCGCCGCTGACGACTGCCACCGCTGGAAGTGCAAGTTCCGCGCCGCATGTTACTACTACCGCGCGCGGGCGCAGATGGAGGAAGCGGACCTGGTCGTCTGCAACCACGCGCTGTTCATGGCCAACTTCCGCCTGGCCGCGATTGATCCCGAGCTGGCGCCGCTGGGCCCGCGCGAGGTGCTGGTGTTCGACGAGGCGCACCACCTCGCCGACGTCGCCGCCAACGCCCTGGGCTTGACCTTCACCAACTATCGCATCCCCGATTTCGCGCGCCGCGCGCGCCATCTGCTGGGGCGCGCGGAGGGAGCAGTCGAGGCCGCGGTCGAGTTCGACCACGCCGCCGACCGCGTGGAGCAGACCAACCGCGAGCTGTTCGAGCGCTTCCCGCTGCTGACCCGCGATCGCGTGCGCCTGAACGCGCTGCCGTCGGGCGAAATCGAGGGCGCGCGCGCCGCCGCCGCCGAAACCGCCGATCGCCTGACCACGGCCGCCGTTAGCTTGCGCCAGTCGGGGCTGGACGGCGAGGACCGCGAGAGCGCGCTAAACCTGGCGCAGCGCGCGGAAACCATGGCGGAGGAGCTGCCTCTGCTGTTCGACCTCAGCCCGGAGTGGGCGAGCTGGGTCGAGGTCGCGGTGGGGAGGCGCCAGGTGCGCTCTACCTTGCACCGCCACCCGGTGGAGGTGGCGGCGGAGCTGGCGGAGGGGCTGTTCGAGAACCCCGCGCTGCGCAGTGTCATCCTCACCTCCGCCACCCTGGCGGTGGGCAAGAGCTTCGCCTTCATGCGCCGCCGGCTTGGCATCGCCCAGGCGGCGGAACTGCTCGCGCCCTCGCCCTTCGATTACGCCGCCCAGTGCCTGGCCTACGCCCCATCGGACCTGCCCCCGCCCGACGATCCGGGCTTCCCCGAGGAGCTGGCGGCGCGCATCGAGCGCATCCTGCGGGCGACCCAGGGGCGCGCGTTCGTGCTCTTCACCTCCTATCGCCTGCTGGACGAGCTGGGGGCGCGGCTCACTGAGAGCCTCCCCTACCCGGTGCTGCGGCAGGGCGAGATGCCGAAATGGCGGCTGCTGGAGCAGTTCAAGCGCACGCCGTCGGCGGTGCTGCTCGGCACCGATTCATTCTGGGAGGGGGTGGACGTGCAGGGGGAGCAGTTGAGCTGCATCATCATTACCCGCCTGCCGTTCACCGTGCCCGACGAGCCGTTGGAGCAGGCGCGGGTGGAGCGCATCGAGGCGCAGGGGGGGAACGCGTTTCGCGAGTATTCCCTGCCGCGGGCGGTGCTCAAGCTCAAGCAGGGGTTCGGGCGGCTCATCCGCACCCGCAGCGACCGCGGGCTGTTCTGCGTGCTCGATTCGCGCCTGCACTCGCGCAGCTACGGGCGCTGGTTCGCCGCCAGCCTGCCGCCCATGCGCGAGATCGCCGAGCCGGAGGAGGCCGGCGATTTCCTCGCTCCCGGCGCCGGCCGGGCGGCGCGCGATCCGAGCCGTCAGGCGGAAACCCCCGCGCGCACCACGCGTACCGCGCGCCGCCGCAGGTAATTGACCCGCAGCTGGGGAACTACCGTGCGCAAGACACGCGCGCCGCCCGCCGTCTGCCTCGCAGCGGTCGCAGCCGACTGAGCACTGCCGTCCGGATGGCGCGGGCCCACTCCGCTTATCACACTGAAACGACATGCATCGCAGCGCACCGAGGGTAGCGAAGAACACCCTGGCCCAGCTGGTCGCGCGTGGGCTGGAGGGGGCGACCAACTTCACCGTCACCGTCCTGCTGGCGCGCGTGCTGGGGGCGAGCTCGCTCGGCGCCTTCGCCCTCCTCACCACCTACGCCGGGCTCTTCGTTTTCCTCGGCACCTTCGGCCTCAACCTGCTGATGGCGCGCGAGGTGGCGCGCCACCGCGAGCAGGCCCGCCGCTACCTGGCCAACGCGCTGGGCATGGGGCTCGTCCTCGCCGCGATCACCGTCGCCCTCCAGATCGGCATCATCCGCCTGGTCAGCGACGACCCCCTGGTGCGCAAGGGGGTGTACCTGGCCGCCGCCTTCACCGTGCTGCAGTCATGCGAGTTGCTCTTCGTCGGGGTCTTCTACGCGCTGGAGCGCATGGAGTTGGAGACGATTTGCATCTTCGTCGAGAAGGCCGTGCTGCTGGTTGCCGTCTTCGCCCTGGTGCTGACCGGCGGCGGGGTGATGCAGGTGCTGGGGGTCTTCGTCGGGGCCGCCGCCTCGGTGCTCCTGCTGTACCTGGCGCTGGCGGCGCGGTTGGTGGGCTTCCCGCGTCCCGCCGCCGACTTCGCGCTGTGGCGACGCCTGGCCGCCGAGAGCTGGCCCTTCAGCCTCAACCTACTCCTGACCAGCATCTATTTCCAGACCCACGTGGTGCTGGTGGCGCTGCTGGCGTCGCAACGGGCAGCCGGGTACTTCCGCGCGGGCTCGGTGGTGGCGCTGGGGCTGCCCATCATCGCCATGGGCCTCAACACGGCGCTGCTGCCGTTGATGGCGCGCGCTCATCCGCAGCGACCTCAGGCCTTCGAGTTCGGCCTCGAGCGCGCTTTCCGCGTGCTGATGCTGGTGGGCCTGCCCCTCGCCGCCGGACTCATC
It includes:
- a CDS encoding helicase C-terminal domain-containing protein, with protein sequence MSAPRQEPAKEPLPFDAQAMLGPDGPLARGLAGYEFRQPQVDMASLVWEVINAGGHAVVEAGTGTGKSLAYLLPALHARRAVLVSTYTINLQEQLLRHDLPRLREWLGLDFRAALMKGRGNFICRRKVAQLSSAGEQRGLFESADEVRRFRDLAAWCAVTETGDRAELEFEPRAGLWAEVACAADDCHRWKCKFRAACYYYRARAQMEEADLVVCNHALFMANFRLAAIDPELAPLGPREVLVFDEAHHLADVAANALGLTFTNYRIPDFARRARHLLGRAEGAVEAAVEFDHAADRVEQTNRELFERFPLLTRDRVRLNALPSGEIEGARAAAAETADRLTTAAVSLRQSGLDGEDRESALNLAQRAETMAEELPLLFDLSPEWASWVEVAVGRRQVRSTLHRHPVEVAAELAEGLFENPALRSVILTSATLAVGKSFAFMRRRLGIAQAAELLAPSPFDYAAQCLAYAPSDLPPPDDPGFPEELAARIERILRATQGRAFVLFTSYRLLDELGARLTESLPYPVLRQGEMPKWRLLEQFKRTPSAVLLGTDSFWEGVDVQGEQLSCIIITRLPFTVPDEPLEQARVERIEAQGGNAFREYSLPRAVLKLKQGFGRLIRTRSDRGLFCVLDSRLHSRSYGRWFAASLPPMREIAEPEEAGDFLAPGAGRAARDPSRQAETPARTTRTARRRR
- a CDS encoding flippase: MHRSAPRVAKNTLAQLVARGLEGATNFTVTVLLARVLGASSLGAFALLTTYAGLFVFLGTFGLNLLMAREVARHREQARRYLANALGMGLVLAAITVALQIGIIRLVSDDPLVRKGVYLAAAFTVLQSCELLFVGVFYALERMELETICIFVEKAVLLVAVFALVLTGGGVMQVLGVFVGAAASVLLLYLALAARLVGFPRPAADFALWRRLAAESWPFSLNLLLTSIYFQTHVVLVALLASQRAAGYFRAGSVVALGLPIIAMGLNTALLPLMARAHPQRPQAFEFGLERAFRVLMLVGLPLAAGLIALAQPLMVGFYGPRFAPAILVFQLLGASVPIKFAANTVAAALTAADRQPQRTLAVGIGAAVCVALAFALIPRFHHNGAAVAAVMTDLVILATTYYYLRRAGYRLDMLSLAVRPAVAAAVMGVSLWWLRGMSLAVTVPAGIAIYAAAAVAMGAVRRADGEWLWQALASRQASLEVGPP
- a CDS encoding MFS transporter, yielding MTGGPTPPRARAGLSRNVVVLGLVSLLTDISSEMTITLLPLFLFNDLGVRTTVIGLIEGVAETTAGVTRIFSGWLSDVWGKRKGLAVIGYSLSALSKPFLYVANAWPTALGVRFADRLGKGIRTSPRDALIADSSAEGRRGLSFGFHRAADSAGAFIGLGAAAVIVYAAQRHAHLLQAGVYRHLVLYAMIPGFLAVAVLALFVRETGSGRRPGAAPRLSLRGFDRRFRFFVVIMIIFTLGNSSDAFLVLRAQNVGLSVFGISLLLVAFNAVYAVVATPAGALSDRWGRTRIIAVAWGLYAAVYLGFALAHAAWHIWALFALYGAYYGMAEGTARALVGDVVRPDQRGTAYGVFNAATAITALPASLIAGALWEGVGGWPGLGPAAPFYFGAGMSLLALVLLAAWLPRAQVAPPRAQNS